In a genomic window of Nostoc sp. UHCC 0870:
- a CDS encoding helix-turn-helix domain-containing protein produces the protein MSTASVYLLNMPGKSAVTLSQDELRSLLGQIEAELHSSKIYRRIVARLQTLLGDTGDQAKVFCKAIGREAIGLAFQQFAQQNPEEENTEIADNIEAEKSSALSNYQTPTALTSETTSINTDVSIDTDKESTKSTHNNPVTKLSQWFHPNQKPSKAELAKQIAAQHRLEVMQQIGLQLKQARDSQYLSLEQLQVYTHIPIQQMEAVENANFEFLPEDVYLRGFIRVMGNALGINGTILASSLPTPGIVKSILPSWYQPQKDALDLRLEIRPLHLYLGYTALIAGAVGGLSHLSQPSTTNSLVNSPVPSVSPSPQHQTEITNKPGIKSSADGSISVGNDIAPPEAL, from the coding sequence ATGTCTACCGCATCTGTGTATTTATTAAATATGCCAGGAAAGTCAGCAGTTACCCTTTCTCAAGATGAATTGCGATCGCTCTTAGGTCAGATTGAGGCTGAACTTCATAGTAGTAAAATTTATCGCCGAATTGTAGCTAGGTTACAAACCTTATTAGGTGATACTGGTGATCAAGCCAAAGTGTTTTGTAAAGCTATAGGTAGAGAAGCGATTGGTTTGGCATTCCAGCAATTTGCACAACAAAATCCAGAAGAAGAGAATACTGAGATTGCAGACAATATTGAAGCAGAAAAGTCAAGTGCTTTATCTAATTACCAGACACCAACAGCATTAACTTCAGAGACAACCAGCATTAATACAGATGTAAGCATTGATACAGATAAAGAAAGTACAAAAAGCACCCACAACAACCCAGTAACCAAACTCAGCCAATGGTTTCACCCAAACCAAAAGCCTTCCAAGGCTGAGTTAGCCAAACAAATCGCAGCACAACACCGCCTAGAAGTCATGCAACAAATAGGGTTGCAATTAAAGCAAGCCCGTGACTCTCAATATTTGAGTTTAGAGCAACTACAAGTCTATACTCACATTCCAATTCAACAAATGGAAGCAGTCGAAAACGCCAACTTTGAGTTTTTGCCAGAAGATGTATATTTGCGGGGTTTTATCCGCGTCATGGGCAATGCTTTAGGAATTAATGGCACAATTTTGGCATCTTCTCTACCCACACCTGGCATAGTAAAATCAATTTTGCCCTCTTGGTATCAGCCTCAGAAAGATGCTCTAGATTTGAGATTAGAAATCCGTCCACTACATTTATATCTAGGTTATACAGCCCTTATTGCTGGAGCAGTAGGAGGATTATCTCATCTATCTCAACCATCAACCACTAACAGTTTAGTAAATTCACCAGTTCCATCGGTTTCCCCGTCACCACAGCATCAAACTGAGATTACTAATAAACCAGGAATCAAATCTAGTGCTGATGGTAGTATCAGTGTTGGCAATGATATCGCACCACCGGAAGCTCTTTAA
- a CDS encoding ArsR/SmtB family transcription factor — MKFLYHPDRKDITLPGVLYALGDPVRLEMVRLLATKGEQCCGDFDFAIAKSTMSNHFKILRESGVVLSRKEGTQHINRLRREDLEVLFPGLLDAVLRSPKPIVNS, encoded by the coding sequence ATGAAATTTTTATATCATCCAGACCGAAAAGATATTACGTTACCCGGAGTGTTGTATGCGCTAGGCGATCCTGTACGGCTAGAGATGGTGCGCTTGCTAGCAACCAAGGGTGAGCAGTGCTGTGGAGACTTTGATTTTGCGATCGCTAAGTCTACCATGTCGAATCACTTTAAGATTCTGCGGGAGTCAGGGGTAGTATTGAGTCGCAAGGAAGGAACACAACACATCAACAGATTGCGGCGAGAAGATTTAGAAGTGCTGTTTCCTGGTTTACTAGATGCAGTTTTGCGATCGCCTAAACCAATTGTTAATAGTTAA
- a CDS encoding helix-turn-helix domain-containing protein, with amino-acid sequence MTLLNETQKERLLEISRYLRQTREEKSIRIEEVAAQTNIRLSLLKALDAGDFEELPEPVYVQGFIRRYADIVGLDGTAVANSFTVNALPPNPYTDSKQKKANSDKKPKIRIPLVVPYILLLGIAGTGLIYVLNPKLITKSLTNKKASVSSQVEQTTPSQVVSSSTEEGLANQQNSIPQETSPVATPSSVTAESSTLPNSTDNSNLTVTLELQGDSWLQVTADGKTEFVGNLTKGERRTWAAQKELTVRSGNAGAVLVGVDNQPAQPLGGQGEVKQVTYKSENIGQ; translated from the coding sequence GTGACGCTATTAAATGAGACACAAAAAGAACGATTGCTAGAAATAAGTAGATATTTACGACAAACCAGAGAAGAAAAATCTATCCGTATAGAAGAAGTAGCAGCTCAAACAAATATTCGATTATCGTTATTAAAAGCTTTAGATGCAGGAGACTTTGAAGAATTACCAGAACCGGTTTATGTTCAGGGATTCATCCGCCGTTATGCAGATATTGTTGGATTAGATGGTACGGCTGTCGCCAATTCTTTTACAGTTAATGCTTTACCTCCAAACCCTTATACAGATTCTAAGCAGAAAAAGGCAAATTCAGACAAAAAGCCTAAGATTCGCATACCTCTTGTTGTACCCTATATTTTGTTATTAGGTATTGCTGGCACTGGGCTAATTTATGTCCTCAATCCTAAACTCATAACCAAATCTTTAACCAACAAAAAAGCCTCTGTATCCAGTCAAGTCGAACAAACCACCCCCTCACAGGTAGTTTCTTCATCCACAGAAGAAGGTCTAGCTAATCAACAAAATTCTATTCCCCAAGAAACATCGCCAGTAGCTACTCCATCATCTGTAACGGCAGAATCATCAACTTTACCTAACAGCACAGATAATTCCAATTTGACAGTTACCTTAGAACTGCAAGGCGATTCATGGTTACAAGTCACAGCAGACGGTAAAACAGAGTTTGTAGGTAATTTAACCAAGGGAGAACGGAGAACTTGGGCAGCACAAAAAGAGTTGACTGTGCGTTCTGGTAACGCTGGTGCTGTGTTGGTGGGTGTCGATAATCAACCTGCACAACCTTTAGGGGGACAAGGAGAAGTTAAACAAGTAACTTATAAATCGGAGAATATTGGTCAATAG
- a CDS encoding PhoH family protein: MADALIIQLPNIPSAIAIAGDREENLKILSRHTGANFVLRGQELHISGTDTQKDLAAQLVRSLENIWVQGNNISSADILTARQAIDTHRQGELQELQRHILAKTRRGDEVRAKTFKQRQYIEHIRKHDLTFCTGPAGTGKTYLAVVIAVQALLSNQVEKLILTRPAVEAGERLGFLPGDLQQKINPYLRPLYDAIHEFIDQEKVANLIERGIIEVAPLAYMRGRTLNHAFVIVDEAQNTTPAQMKMVLTRLGFRSRMVITGDTTQTDLPMNQQSGLTVALQILKHVEGIGFSEFTQKDVVRHPLVQRIVLAYEQHDK, translated from the coding sequence ATGGCAGATGCCTTAATAATTCAGCTGCCGAATATTCCCAGTGCGATCGCTATAGCCGGTGATAGAGAAGAAAATCTGAAAATCTTATCCCGACACACAGGAGCTAACTTTGTATTGCGTGGACAAGAACTACATATTTCTGGTACAGACACACAAAAAGACCTAGCTGCTCAATTAGTGCGATCGCTAGAAAATATCTGGGTTCAGGGTAATAATATTTCCAGTGCCGATATTTTAACAGCCCGCCAAGCCATAGATACCCACCGCCAAGGAGAATTGCAAGAATTACAGCGACATATCCTAGCAAAAACTCGTCGGGGTGACGAAGTTCGCGCCAAAACCTTTAAACAACGCCAGTACATCGAACATATCCGAAAGCATGACCTCACCTTCTGCACTGGGCCTGCTGGAACTGGTAAGACATACTTGGCTGTCGTTATTGCCGTGCAAGCACTCCTCTCTAACCAAGTAGAAAAACTCATCTTAACTCGTCCGGCGGTAGAAGCTGGTGAACGCCTGGGATTTTTACCTGGAGACTTGCAGCAGAAAATTAACCCCTATCTCCGTCCTCTTTATGATGCTATCCATGAATTCATCGATCAAGAAAAAGTAGCTAATTTGATAGAACGGGGAATCATTGAAGTTGCTCCACTAGCTTATATGCGGGGACGTACTTTAAACCATGCTTTTGTGATTGTAGATGAAGCCCAAAATACCACCCCCGCCCAAATGAAAATGGTTTTAACCCGTTTGGGTTTCCGTTCGCGGATGGTAATTACAGGCGACACCACACAAACTGATTTACCGATGAATCAACAATCTGGTTTAACAGTGGCTTTGCAAATTTTAAAGCACGTTGAAGGTATTGGCTTTTCTGAATTTACTCAAAAAGATGTCGTGCGTCATCCCTTAGTACAGCGTATTGTTTTGGCTTACGAACAACACGATAAATAG
- a CDS encoding helix-hairpin-helix domain-containing protein: protein MIKIITRKYVGKENVYDIGVERDHNFVIKNGLIASNCFNKSHSTAYAYVTYQTAYLKANYPLEYMAALLTANSGDTDKVQKYISTCMSMNIQIEPPDINRSGVDFTPVGGKILFGFSAVRNVGQNAIAATLEARNEGGAFKSLADFCDRVDLRTVNRRTLESLIYCGAFDKIESNRQQLIQDLELVYDWAQSRARDKASGQGNLFDLLGGLSSSNDNKTNNAFETAPKAKPVNDYPPQEKLRLEKELLGFYVSDHPLKALRQVASLLTPINLSQLGEQREDTKLCVVVMLNGVKKVMTKKGDAMAILQIEDLTSQTEAVVFPKTYERISFLLQVDVRLIIWGKLDRRDEQIQLIVEDAEPVETVQMVMVELNPQQAANIEELHRLKTILQEQSGDKEKSKMPVIGIIQTEHSRKLVRLGWQFCVQDARITVQALQNARFPAHLRPLTGG from the coding sequence ATGATTAAAATTATTACTCGTAAGTATGTAGGTAAAGAAAATGTCTACGATATAGGAGTTGAGCGTGACCACAATTTTGTCATTAAAAATGGCTTAATCGCTTCTAATTGTTTCAATAAATCGCACTCAACAGCCTATGCCTATGTTACTTACCAAACAGCATATCTGAAAGCTAATTACCCACTGGAATATATGGCTGCACTGCTGACGGCTAACAGTGGTGATACCGACAAGGTGCAGAAATATATTTCCACCTGTATGAGTATGAATATTCAAATAGAACCACCAGATATTAATCGCTCTGGGGTGGATTTTACGCCAGTGGGGGGGAAGATTTTGTTTGGGTTTTCGGCTGTGCGGAACGTTGGACAAAATGCGATCGCGGCGACGCTAGAAGCACGGAATGAGGGAGGCGCGTTTAAATCTCTCGCTGATTTTTGCGATCGCGTCGATCTTCGCACTGTCAACCGTCGGACTTTAGAATCGCTAATTTACTGTGGAGCTTTTGACAAAATAGAATCGAATCGTCAGCAATTAATTCAAGATTTAGAACTAGTTTACGATTGGGCGCAATCCCGTGCTAGAGATAAAGCATCCGGTCAAGGAAATCTATTTGATTTATTAGGTGGCTTGTCTTCTAGCAATGATAACAAAACTAATAATGCCTTTGAAACTGCTCCTAAAGCTAAACCTGTAAATGACTATCCACCCCAGGAAAAATTGCGGCTAGAAAAGGAATTATTAGGTTTTTATGTCTCCGACCATCCACTAAAAGCCTTAAGGCAAGTTGCATCGCTTTTGACCCCAATTAATCTATCTCAACTTGGTGAACAAAGAGAAGACACAAAACTCTGTGTGGTTGTCATGCTTAACGGGGTGAAAAAAGTGATGACCAAAAAAGGCGATGCTATGGCGATTTTGCAAATAGAAGATTTAACATCTCAAACTGAAGCTGTAGTATTTCCCAAAACTTATGAACGAATCAGTTTTCTGTTACAAGTTGATGTCAGATTAATTATTTGGGGTAAACTAGACCGCCGCGACGAACAAATTCAATTAATAGTTGAAGATGCAGAACCTGTAGAAACAGTACAAATGGTAATGGTGGAACTAAATCCCCAACAAGCAGCCAATATTGAAGAACTGCATCGCTTGAAAACAATTTTACAAGAACAGTCAGGTGATAAAGAAAAGTCAAAAATGCCCGTGATAGGAATTATACAAACTGAACATTCTCGTAAATTAGTCCGCTTAGGGTGGCAATTTTGCGTACAAGATGCCCGTATCACCGTTCAAGCTTTACAAAATGCCAGATTCCCCGCACACCTTAGACCGTTGACTGGCGGTTAA
- a CDS encoding nitroreductase family protein produces MSIITKTQPLEVPKAIIQRRSIKAFKTDPIAPELLKQLVELTVAAPSSFNMQGWRIILVQDETQKAALSAASWNQKQIIQAPVTFVFAADPNAGEGDLSLVYEKALQTGAWNEGTVNYFKNAIPQFQAGLGDKRREYAIKDAIIAATHLVLAAESLGLSTCFMNGWIEEQVKAVIGATDEPDLAIAVLVPVGYAAEPRLDPGRLPLSYNVFVDKIDNPYQG; encoded by the coding sequence ATGAGTATAATCACTAAAACTCAACCTCTAGAAGTACCCAAGGCTATTATTCAAAGACGCTCAATCAAAGCTTTTAAAACAGACCCCATAGCACCAGAACTGCTGAAGCAACTAGTAGAGTTGACTGTAGCTGCACCTAGTAGCTTTAATATGCAAGGCTGGCGGATTATTTTAGTTCAAGACGAAACCCAAAAGGCGGCTTTATCAGCTGCATCTTGGAATCAAAAGCAAATTATTCAAGCACCAGTAACCTTTGTGTTTGCAGCCGATCCTAATGCAGGAGAAGGTGATTTAAGCTTAGTGTATGAAAAAGCTTTGCAAACTGGGGCATGGAATGAAGGTACAGTAAATTATTTTAAAAATGCTATTCCCCAATTCCAGGCGGGTTTGGGAGACAAACGCCGGGAATATGCGATTAAAGATGCTATTATTGCCGCTACTCATTTAGTTTTAGCAGCAGAAAGTTTAGGACTATCTACCTGTTTCATGAATGGTTGGATTGAAGAGCAAGTCAAAGCAGTAATTGGTGCAACGGATGAGCCTGATTTAGCGATCGCAGTTTTAGTTCCTGTAGGTTATGCTGCCGAACCCCGTCTAGATCCTGGTCGCTTGCCATTATCCTACAACGTCTTTGTAGACAAAATTGATAACCCATATCAAGGTTGA
- a CDS encoding orange carotenoid protein N-terminal domain-containing protein yields the protein MASTQTSDPTIRENVQAWQKLDTDEQLALFWFIYTEMGDTITPAAPNASTVSPEIAEGLFNQVKDLNHEQQLQLQRDLINRVDNQISRQYGSLSDTTKLLFWYRLAQGMENTTIVPMPPDYELGSQGKKLLDKIKTLSFEKQITVFRDYVSPMGAEPKPGAEI from the coding sequence ATGGCTTCTACGCAAACCAGCGATCCAACTATTCGCGAAAATGTCCAAGCGTGGCAGAAATTGGATACAGATGAACAGCTTGCTTTGTTTTGGTTTATCTACACAGAAATGGGAGATACAATTACACCAGCCGCCCCGAATGCTAGCACTGTTTCTCCAGAAATTGCCGAGGGCTTATTTAATCAAGTCAAAGACTTAAATCATGAACAACAATTACAGTTACAACGTGACTTGATTAACCGTGTAGATAACCAAATTAGTCGCCAATATGGTTCATTAAGTGATACGACAAAATTACTATTTTGGTATCGTTTAGCTCAAGGCATGGAAAATACTACTATTGTGCCTATGCCACCTGACTACGAACTTGGTTCTCAAGGTAAAAAACTCTTGGATAAAATCAAAACACTATCATTTGAAAAGCAGATTACTGTTTTCCGTGATTATGTTTCCCCGATGGGTGCTGAACCAAAACCTGGTGCTGAGATTTAA
- a CDS encoding phosphoadenylyl-sulfate reductase: protein MLAAQTDLNIAALEAEYSQKSPREILKFALETFNNLAISFSGAEDVVLIDIASKITKNFRVFTLDTGRLHPETYQFLDKVREHYGIKLEVMFPDAAEVQALVEEKGLYSFYQDGHKECCGVRKVRPLHRKLNTLDAWVTGQRKDQSPSTRNHIPVIEVDSAFSTEDHQLIKFNPLANWSSAEVWEYIRALDVPYNKLHERGFVSIGCEPCTRPVLPNQHEREGRWWWEESTAKECGLHAANLQK, encoded by the coding sequence ATGCTAGCCGCCCAAACGGATTTAAATATTGCTGCTTTAGAAGCAGAATATAGTCAAAAATCACCCAGGGAAATTCTCAAATTTGCCCTAGAAACCTTTAACAACCTAGCAATTTCTTTCAGTGGTGCTGAGGATGTTGTGCTAATTGATATTGCGTCCAAGATTACCAAAAACTTCCGCGTGTTTACACTTGATACCGGCAGGTTACACCCAGAAACATATCAATTCTTAGATAAAGTCAGAGAACATTATGGGATCAAATTAGAAGTAATGTTCCCTGATGCTGCGGAAGTTCAAGCTTTGGTAGAAGAGAAGGGATTGTATAGTTTCTATCAAGATGGCCACAAAGAATGCTGTGGAGTCCGCAAAGTCAGACCACTGCACCGCAAACTTAACACTCTGGATGCTTGGGTGACAGGACAGCGCAAAGACCAAAGTCCTAGCACTCGCAACCATATTCCTGTAATTGAAGTTGATAGTGCCTTTTCCACTGAAGACCATCAATTGATTAAGTTTAACCCCTTAGCAAATTGGTCTTCTGCTGAAGTGTGGGAATATATTCGGGCTTTAGATGTGCCTTATAACAAGTTACACGAACGCGGTTTTGTGAGTATTGGTTGCGAACCCTGCACCAGACCAGTGTTACCCAACCAGCACGAACGCGAAGGCCGTTGGTGGTGGGAAGAGTCCACTGCTAAGGAGTGTGGTTTGCACGCGGCTAACTTACAGAAATAG
- the trxA gene encoding thioredoxin, protein MSSVTNVTEATFKQEVLDSEVPVLVDFWAPWCGPCRMVAPVVDEIASEYVGQVKVVKLNTDQNPTVASHYGIRSIPTLMVFKGGRQVDTVVGAVAKTSLTKTLTQHIQQG, encoded by the coding sequence ATGTCATCCGTCACAAATGTTACAGAAGCCACATTTAAACAAGAGGTACTCGATAGTGAAGTTCCAGTGTTAGTGGATTTTTGGGCCCCTTGGTGTGGTCCTTGTCGGATGGTAGCCCCAGTTGTCGATGAAATTGCTAGCGAATACGTAGGGCAAGTAAAAGTGGTAAAGTTAAACACAGATCAAAATCCCACCGTTGCCAGCCATTACGGAATTCGCAGTATTCCTACTCTGATGGTATTTAAGGGAGGGCGACAAGTCGATACAGTTGTAGGGGCTGTTGCTAAAACTAGTTTGACTAAGACTTTAACTCAGCATATTCAGCAAGGGTGA
- the gatA gene encoding Asp-tRNA(Asn)/Glu-tRNA(Gln) amidotransferase subunit GatA — MASIRELHEQLVKKERSAVEIAQEALDRIQALEPKLHSFLHITAEKALEQASAVDAKIAAGEEIGLLAGIPLGVKDNMCTKGIPTTCASRILENFVPPYESTVSQKLIDAGAVIVGKTNLDEFAMGSSTENSAYQVTANPWDLSRVPGGSSGGSAAAVAADECVVALGSDTGGSIRQPASFCGVVGLKPTYGLISRYGLVAYASSLDQIGPFGRSVEDTAILLNAIAGYDPKDSTSLKVEIPDYAASLKPDLKARGKLRIGIIKETFGEGLDPVVEQAVTKAIEQLQRLGAEIHVISCPNFRYGLPSYYIIAPSEASANLARYDGVKYGWRAPDADNLLSMYKTTRATGFGTEVKRRIMIGTYALSAGYYDAYYLKAQKVRTLIKQDFERAFETVDVLVTPTAPTTAFKAGEKTTDPLSMYLNDLMTIPVNLAGLPGISIPCGFDDQGLPIGLQLIGKVLKEDQLLQVAYAYEQSTTWHLRQPTI; from the coding sequence ATGGCATCCATCCGCGAGCTGCACGAACAACTAGTTAAAAAAGAACGTTCTGCCGTTGAAATAGCCCAAGAAGCTTTAGACCGTATTCAAGCGTTAGAGCCAAAATTGCACAGTTTTTTACACATAACGGCAGAAAAAGCGTTAGAGCAAGCTAGTGCTGTGGATGCCAAAATTGCTGCCGGCGAAGAAATTGGGCTGCTGGCGGGAATTCCCCTGGGTGTAAAAGACAATATGTGTACTAAAGGCATTCCCACTACTTGCGCCTCACGGATTTTAGAAAATTTTGTCCCGCCTTATGAATCAACAGTGTCACAAAAGCTGATTGATGCTGGGGCGGTAATTGTTGGTAAAACCAACTTAGATGAATTTGCGATGGGTAGTTCCACCGAAAATTCTGCCTATCAAGTCACAGCAAACCCTTGGGATTTGTCTAGAGTTCCTGGTGGTTCTTCTGGAGGTTCAGCCGCAGCCGTAGCCGCCGATGAATGCGTTGTTGCGTTGGGTTCTGATACAGGAGGTTCAATTCGCCAACCTGCATCTTTTTGTGGTGTGGTAGGACTAAAACCAACCTATGGGTTAATTTCCCGTTATGGTTTAGTAGCTTACGCGTCATCTTTGGATCAAATTGGCCCCTTTGGACGCTCAGTAGAAGATACCGCGATATTATTAAATGCGATCGCAGGTTATGACCCGAAAGATTCCACCAGCCTGAAAGTTGAAATTCCTGATTACGCAGCTAGTTTAAAACCAGACCTCAAAGCTAGAGGTAAACTACGAATTGGCATCATCAAAGAAACCTTTGGCGAAGGTTTAGATCCTGTCGTCGAACAAGCCGTTACCAAAGCCATTGAGCAACTACAGCGTTTAGGCGCAGAAATTCATGTAATTTCCTGTCCTAACTTCCGTTATGGCTTACCTAGTTATTACATCATCGCCCCCTCAGAAGCATCAGCCAACCTAGCCCGATACGATGGCGTGAAATATGGCTGGCGTGCGCCAGATGCGGATAATCTGCTGTCTATGTACAAGACTACCCGTGCTACTGGATTTGGTACAGAAGTCAAGCGTCGGATCATGATTGGGACATATGCCCTTTCAGCTGGCTATTATGATGCTTATTATCTGAAAGCGCAAAAAGTCCGTACCCTCATTAAACAAGACTTTGAAAGAGCCTTTGAAACCGTTGATGTGTTGGTGACTCCTACTGCGCCTACCACAGCATTTAAAGCCGGGGAAAAAACTACTGACCCCTTAAGTATGTATTTGAATGACCTGATGACTATTCCCGTAAACCTCGCTGGTTTACCAGGAATCAGTATTCCCTGTGGTTTTGATGACCAAGGACTACCCATCGGCTTACAGCTAATCGGAAAAGTTTTGAAAGAAGACCAATTACTACAAGTAGCCTACGCCTATGAGCAATCAACTACTTGGCATCTACGTCAGCCAACAATTTAG
- a CDS encoding alpha/beta hydrolase translates to MIIKKLPLVLQVCFKLLPLVTTVIAIAYLTLCILVSRQQTRLIFFPTTAIEFTPEYFSIPYEDVWLPVKAKSGQVERLHAWWMPAKQPNAKVLLYLHGNGKNISANLSHAHRFYQLGFSVLLIDYRGYGRSEGSFPNEMNVYQDAETAWNYLVQQKQIPPEQIFLYGHSLGGAVAIDLALKQPKAAGLIVEGTFTSVRDVIDYRNMFRLFPVNLLLTQRFESIDKIPQLKMPILFIHGTADSTIPAFMSQKLYDVAPEPKKLILVEGADHNDLAKLSGVQYLQWVEAFVQRSMVNSQ, encoded by the coding sequence ATGATCATCAAAAAATTGCCCCTTGTGTTACAAGTATGTTTCAAGTTGCTACCTTTAGTCACAACAGTTATAGCGATCGCGTATCTGACACTGTGTATATTAGTTTCACGGCAACAAACTCGCTTGATATTTTTTCCCACTACTGCCATTGAATTTACACCGGAGTATTTTAGTATCCCCTATGAGGATGTTTGGCTACCTGTAAAAGCAAAGTCTGGTCAGGTGGAACGTCTACACGCTTGGTGGATGCCAGCTAAACAACCCAATGCTAAGGTGTTATTGTATTTACACGGTAATGGTAAGAACATTAGTGCAAATCTGAGTCATGCTCACAGATTTTACCAACTAGGATTTTCTGTGTTGCTGATTGATTACCGAGGGTACGGACGCAGCGAAGGTTCGTTTCCCAACGAAATGAACGTTTATCAAGATGCTGAAACTGCTTGGAATTACTTAGTACAGCAAAAACAAATTCCCCCTGAGCAGATTTTTCTCTACGGTCATTCTTTAGGGGGAGCTGTAGCCATTGATTTAGCATTAAAACAACCAAAAGCAGCAGGATTAATTGTCGAAGGCACTTTTACATCTGTGCGGGATGTTATAGATTATCGCAATATGTTTCGGTTATTTCCAGTTAATTTACTTTTGACACAGCGATTTGAATCTATTGATAAAATACCTCAATTAAAAATGCCAATTTTATTCATTCATGGTACGGCTGATTCTACAATACCTGCCTTTATGAGCCAAAAATTGTATGATGTTGCACCTGAACCTAAAAAACTAATTTTAGTTGAAGGAGCAGATCATAACGACCTAGCAAAATTATCAGGGGTGCAATATTTACAATGGGTAGAGGCTTTTGTGCAGAGGTCAATGGTTAATAGTCAATAG